The genomic DNA cctgaagaagagacggttaaggggtgatatgatagccatgttcaaatatatgaaaggatgtcatatagaggagggagaaaggttgttttctgctgctccaaagaagcggacacggggcaatggattcaaactacaagaaagaagattccacctaaacattaggaagatcttcctgacagtaagagctgttcagcagtggaatttgctgccaaggagtgtggtggagtctccttctttggaggtctttaagcggaggcttgacagccatctgtcaggaacgctttgatggtgtttcctgtttggcagggggttggactggatggcccttgtggtctcttccaactctatgattctatgattctctcctcTCAAATGTGCAGAGAACTTGTAACAAGCGAGGAAAAGATGATCCTTTGGTAttacaactgtacaattctatgattttgtgattctatgactgctaCAATTCAGAACAGTAGTGTTTATTAAAGGGGGGGAATAATTAATATGAGAAGCTCTAAGATTTTATGTGCTGAAATTAGTTCTGACTTCATTGTCTAACCATTATTGAATGTTGCTGTGAATCTTCGCTCGTTGAGTTTTGGGGGGTTTGAAGAGAAGTCAGGAAGGCAAACGGGAGTTCTTTCTGTGGCCTCGTACAAAGCTTTAGCAGAAGTCATAAGCAGAACTTGCTGCAACTGGCTTACGCGAAAGTACaatggggcgggggaggggagaggaattcATTTATGTGCTGCACATTTAATGGGAGAAAGAAGTCAGGAAATACATGGCGGAATTAAAATAATTTCCTCTCATAATGTATGAAGGAAAATATCAGTAACTCAGAACCATTTACCAGGCAAAGTCTGCTAAAGGGGACATGGTGTTCTAAAAGAAATGTGTGTGGTTCAAAGGGGGCAAAATGATCTTAATCCAACGAAAGAGCAAAAATGTAGGCAAGTATAATTTCCTGGGTTCCCCAAAAAGACAATACTGGGCTGAATGATTCAGCAATTTGCCTCATGATAACACAGCTTTGTTTGGGAGTCAAGGCTTGTACTTATCTTATTCCAAGCATTCAAGCATAGGTGTTTGCTTTTGAGAGCAATACTTGTCAAATGCTCACAATTTTCTTCATATGATCACATATTAAGTTTTCTCCCCATacaatcattttttaaatcaaTGGGCCTATGTGATTTGATGATATAGAGGGAGGATGGAATGAAGTAACTGAATGGAAAAAGGAAGCTGTGCAGAAAATAGTGGGGGAAGGGTCAAAAATGAGAAAATAGACCAGATGATTCAGAACTCCAATATTCTGAAAGATGGAGAATTTCAGAAGCACCTCATGAAGGGCCCCTTTGTCCATAAATAAAAGATGCCCAGGTAGTAAGTACAGGGAAAGGGGTCATCACCAGTTTATCAGGTGAATGTATGGGGGTCTGTGGGGGTCTTGTCTACTCTGAGATTTTTAGAATGTGTATTTTGATGGAATAATGTGATTGAGCAAAATTCATTTCTTTGTTAGGGTATGGTGGTCAAAATCAGTGTAATAAATAAGATCTCAGTTCTCACCCTAGAGAGTTGGAGTGTGCTTTGGAACACCTGCAAGGTTAAGTGCAAACTTCCCTTGAGACTTTACATTCGAGAAACACTTTTTTTCTGCCCACACAGAAAGTTGCAGAGCCCTGACCTTGGTTATTGAGGCACCAACTAATGGATTTCTTGTACATTTCATCATGATGTGAAGATTGTGCCCCACCCTGTCTGAACATAAAGCCCATCTCAGACCATCCCGGCTCCAGGTAGTATGCTCAGTGTACACGGGCGTGTTGTAGTTCGGAAAGTACTTTTTTTGAAGCAGAAAGGAGACGTATGGCTTGAGATCCTGAAAATCAAGGAGGAGAACATCAGAATTATATCCATACCCAGTTGTGAGCCAACAGCTGTGATTTGTAAAGGTAGGACATTCTGCATGTGAGAACTTTTATTAATGGTCAATTCTCCTGTGGTTCCAACATGCTCTCATTTACTCTTCCTTTGATTCCTATTCAAAgataatattttctttaatgccTTTGGCCCATCCTCTTAGTCCTCATTCTtagaaatgggggagaaattgaTTCTATGTGAAATTAAAGCTGAATTTATAAAATTAACACTTGCTGCAACCATAAGTGAACTGAGATAgaacttaacaaaaaaaaaatcattctagtagcaccttagagaccaactaagtttgttcttggtatgagctttcgtgtgcatgtacacttcttcagaactgtCCTTCTAAATTCACacgtatctgaattttgtgatgcagttcttcaaccgAAGAATGTTTAAACTAACACATATATTTAAGTGAAATTGtggattgaaataaaaatatcagtgaaaataagatgcagaaatgtgtgcTTTAGTCAAAAAGTATGTGCAAAAACATAGTTGGTTGGAAGAAATTTCTGAAAGTTAGAGTTAAGGAATAGCTCACAATGCAATCCTCACCATGGCCACTTCAAGTTCCAATGAATTCAAATAATTTTATTCCCAGGTAATTGGAGTGGTAGTCAAGTTAGCTGACCCAATCCATGAGttgagtcccactgatttcaatgggaattaaTTGTAACTCATTTAATATGGATTCAACCTAGTATAGACAATACACAAAGAAAGGTATATTCCAAATATgaaagcttcctatgtttccaacCCCATGAAATTTGCAAGTCCAGCATCCACCTTCATATTTGGATGGCTTGAACACAATTTCTGGTGCGTTAAAAAGTACTCTTCATCAGCTGAATTGTCCTATGAGTAGAATTACTCTCTAAATGAAAGGAGctgtattttcatttcatttgtttaaaTTTTTTGTGGTTCCTTCTGCAACCGCTCTGCACCTGAGAAATTTTCTCTGGAGTGTTACGgtgaaatattagatattaaaactaatattagatattgttgattgtgggaaattaactgacatgatgaacaggatgatgtgaagggaaggccacaCCGATGCATTctcgggggctccttttattgaaaactcacagctaggttaaacattaacatacagagagaactccaaagtACCAAATAAGGTATGGTGTtccttctaataccaaatatggaaagctGCTCCTTTGGCTATACCCACATGACATCGTCATTGTGTACGTGCTCTCCTctcacttactcaccccctcccgctgaacacctcatgatcccccagtacgtttccagctattcctttgttctcctgctatgcctaaacatgtgtttcccaacttggtgcccacaatgcccacagagccataTATGGCGTGCCAATTGAGGGTTCTGTAGCTTGGATAATTAGTGTGGTATCTTGGTTAATTAGTGTGGCATGCCAACActtatatattaattattctatcttgatagAGAGGCGTGGTATGCCAGCGCCTgcctaaactataattcccacactgGAGCAGTGCAGTATGAATATGAACTGATCTGAAAATAACACGGACCTCAAATAATCTAAATGGCATTTAAAGTTGATCAATAGTCGGGAGCAAACTAGACCCAGCTGAAAACTTGAGCAGCATCCTTATTCATTTAGCCCCAAAGCAAGAAACAAATCCaactcttctcttttcttctaggAGGAGTCTCCACACCAGAAGGAGTATCAAAGCAGAAAGTGACCAGGATGGCAAATTTCTGCCTTTCAGTTCTGTGCCAGCTGCATGCTGGAAAACAACACAATGGAACGCAGAGTATCATGGGGTCCACAACAAATAACAGCTGTGATCCAAGGAGCTGTGCTGCTAGTTCTTTAGAAATGTTTTTTATGATCACCTTCACTTTGCTCCTCTGCCTTTTTGGATTTGTGGGAAATGGGACGGTCATCTGGCTCCTGGCAATCCGCATCAGGAGGAATCACTTCACCACCTACGTCCTGAACCTCGCCATTGCTGACTTTGGCGTACTCACTGCTGTAGTTGCTATTGATTTGAATTGGATTGTATGTAAGTCGTATCCCTTGCATTTTGAGCTTCTACGGTCATGGTTTTACACTGGCTTCCTATTCACGTACAGTGCTAGCCAGCTTCTCCTGACGGTCATCAGCATTGACAGGTTCGTGTGCATCTTTTTCCCCATTTGGTATCGCTTCCATAAGCACAAACACCTGTCCGGCATCATGTGCACCGCAATATGGATCCTTGCCTTTGTGTCTTCTGGAATTCACATCACGCTCTTGCTAACTGGGATATATTGTAATCTAAGCTCCTACCAGTTTCTTGCCattgccctgctctgcaccctgtTAATGTCCCTCTCCACCGTAACCCTGTCCATGAAGGTCTACTTAAAACCACATGAGTGTAAGCGGGGGAAACTTATAATGGCCATCTTGCTTAcactcctcttctttctcctccttgctATCCCAATGGATGCTGTTCAGTTCATGGCCCTGTTTCATAAAGATCCCTACCTCCTAGAATATGCATTCATATGTGCTTCTCTTAACAGCACAGTTAATCCTGCGATTTATTTCCTGGTAGGAAGGAAGAAGAGTCATCATTCCCGGGAGAGAATTAAGAGTATACTTGAGAATGTTttaaaggaggagggagacagcAAAGGGGACTTGGAATTCCCCAGTGAAAAGAAATATTGAAGACTCCATAGAAGCTTAAGCTGTCTCCTTTTGTTATTATagttatggaagttgtagtctaagtGGCAGAAGATTttcctagttgttgttttttttttaatacatgtaCAGATtatgtaaagttaaaggtaaaggtaacgggacccctgatcattaggtccagtcgcggacgactctggggttgcgccgttcatctcattttattggccgagggaagcgtacagcttctgggtcatgtagccagcatgactaagcaacttctgacaaactagagcagcgcccggaaacactgtttaccttcccgccggagtggtacctatttatctacttgcattttgacatgcttttgaactgctaggttggcaggagctgggactgagcaacgggagctcaccccgtcgcggggattcaaaccggcgacttccaattggcaagccctaggctctgtggtttagaccaaagtgccACCCACATATTTAAAGTTATTTAAACGTTTATTCGTATCTAAAAAGATACTGCTTGATTTTGAAGAGGGATGATTCTAATGCAACAGACTCTGAACTCAGCAGCACAGAGTTACCTCACTGTAGGTCTTCATTCGTTTCTTGCAACATTGAAAATACCCTAGGGGCTCATACTGGTATGGGCTCAAACTGGAAATATGGCTGGCCATGAGCACCTTTCATATTATacgctgtgtgtgcatgcacacttgtggaGTTATATGTGATGCTAAGAGCATATAAACTGATGCTGTGCATGGAATTCAGGAAAGAACCACAATGTTTGTTTGCATGTTCCACAGACTTTTGCTTGGTCTGTTTTTCTATATTGGAGGTAGCTACTAGCTGCCCTTTGCACTGAGTGTTTGAGGCGAGGACTTGGATTATGGAAAGTTGTGTGTATACAGAAAtcagacagcgagaaatattcaaacatacataccttacaggccttcaaagtagacCCCTCTGATACAAGACACCATTAACAACGTtcatagaactgttggaaacttctggagaagtacTCTTTTTGTACTGCCTTCAGTTCCtcatttcgtgcatgcacacgaaagctcataccaaggtatctgaagaagtgtgcatgcacacgaaagctcataccaggaacaaactcagttggtctctaaggtgctactggaaagaattttagattttgttttcacagtagcttggacatgtgaaatgttggaaaatctgtgccctttcactgcagatttcagttttggaaaaataaGGAGATCTGGTGGGGCCAGAtcaggagaatatggagggtgggacaactcagtaacctcagtaatgatttcacacggaatatgcaattcttccaccatCATTGGGACAGACAAATGCCAATCCTGCATCAATAACTCACGAACTCTGTCGACATTTGCCATCGTTCTGCTCATCAACGGTCTGCTGGACCGAGGGTCATCTTCAATGGTTTTCCACCTTTCATGGaaatgcttaaaccactcatacactgtctttcgagTTGCAGCTTCATCTCTGtgcacaattgtgagcattttgtgggtGTCTGATGCCGattgtatgttcaaatatttctcgctgtccgatttctgtgaccattcaccgaattGTCCA from Lacerta agilis isolate rLacAgi1 chromosome 7, rLacAgi1.pri, whole genome shotgun sequence includes the following:
- the LOC117050460 gene encoding proto-oncogene Mas-like, coding for MGSTTNNSCDPRSCAASSLEMFFMITFTLLLCLFGFVGNGTVIWLLAIRIRRNHFTTYVLNLAIADFGVLTAVVAIDLNWIVCKSYPLHFELLRSWFYTGFLFTYSASQLLLTVISIDRFVCIFFPIWYRFHKHKHLSGIMCTAIWILAFVSSGIHITLLLTGIYCNLSSYQFLAIALLCTLLMSLSTVTLSMKVYLKPHECKRGKLIMAILLTLLFFLLLAIPMDAVQFMALFHKDPYLLEYAFICASLNSTVNPAIYFLVGRKKSHHSRERIKSILENVLKEEGDSKGDLEFPSEKKY